Proteins from one Planctomyces sp. SH-PL62 genomic window:
- the guaA gene encoding glutamine-hydrolyzing GMP synthase has product MDPSDPSSRPVLVLDFGAQYVQLIARRVRERHAFARIVRHDITAERVRELNPLALILSGGPSSVYEPGAPQCDPALFELGVPVLGICYGMQLAVQALGGKVDAPPAREYGRTDCRVIDPAEPLFHDVPRETTVWMSHGDQILDAGADFLPLAATATCPIAAAKHRTYPFYGLQFHPEVSHTPYGALMLGNFLDRICGNPRGWTMEAFIEQAVERVRAQVGPDQRVVCGLSGGVDSAVCAALLAKALGSRVVCVFVDTGLLRGGERAQVEEVFRGHSDAELRVVDASGQFLEALAGVTDPQEKRLRIGHTFIDVFREEARSIPGAHFLAQGTLYPDVIESGGAPDGPAATIKIHHNVGGLPAELGFELIEPLRDLFKDEVRRLGLELGLPDSLVWRHPFPGPGLAVRCLGEVTAARLEVLRQADAVFLDELRAAGLERQTAQAFAVLLPVRSVGVMGDARTYENVIAVRAVETEDYMTADWSRLPHDMLARTSTRIINEVKGVNRVVYDITSKPPGTIEWE; this is encoded by the coding sequence ATGGATCCCTCCGATCCCTCGTCGCGGCCGGTGTTGGTGCTCGACTTCGGCGCGCAGTACGTCCAGCTGATCGCGCGTCGGGTCCGCGAGCGGCACGCCTTCGCCCGCATCGTCCGCCACGACATCACGGCGGAGCGCGTCCGGGAGCTCAACCCCCTGGCCCTGATCCTCTCGGGCGGCCCCAGCAGCGTGTACGAGCCCGGCGCGCCGCAGTGCGACCCGGCGCTGTTCGAGCTGGGGGTGCCGGTGCTCGGCATTTGCTACGGGATGCAGCTGGCGGTGCAGGCCCTGGGCGGGAAGGTCGACGCCCCTCCGGCCCGCGAGTACGGCCGGACCGACTGCCGGGTGATCGACCCCGCCGAGCCCCTCTTCCACGACGTCCCCCGCGAGACGACCGTCTGGATGAGCCACGGCGATCAGATCCTCGACGCCGGCGCCGACTTCCTCCCCCTGGCCGCGACCGCCACCTGCCCGATCGCCGCGGCCAAGCACCGCACCTATCCCTTCTACGGCCTGCAGTTCCACCCCGAGGTCTCGCACACCCCGTACGGGGCCCTGATGCTCGGCAACTTCCTCGACCGGATCTGCGGCAACCCCCGCGGCTGGACGATGGAGGCGTTCATCGAGCAGGCCGTCGAGCGGGTCCGGGCGCAGGTCGGCCCCGACCAGCGGGTCGTCTGCGGGCTCTCCGGCGGCGTCGATTCGGCGGTCTGCGCGGCGCTGCTGGCGAAGGCCCTGGGGTCTCGGGTCGTCTGCGTGTTCGTCGACACCGGCCTGCTCCGGGGGGGCGAACGCGCCCAGGTGGAGGAGGTTTTCCGGGGCCACAGCGACGCCGAGCTTCGGGTCGTGGACGCCTCGGGCCAGTTCCTCGAGGCCCTCGCCGGGGTGACCGACCCCCAGGAGAAGCGGCTTCGGATCGGCCACACCTTCATCGACGTCTTCCGCGAGGAAGCCCGCTCGATCCCCGGCGCCCACTTCCTCGCCCAGGGGACCCTCTACCCGGACGTGATCGAGAGCGGCGGCGCGCCCGACGGCCCGGCCGCCACGATCAAGATCCACCACAACGTCGGCGGCCTCCCCGCCGAGCTGGGCTTCGAGCTGATCGAGCCCCTCCGCGACCTGTTCAAGGACGAGGTCCGACGCCTGGGCCTGGAGCTGGGCCTCCCGGACTCCCTGGTCTGGCGGCATCCGTTCCCCGGCCCGGGGCTGGCCGTCCGCTGCCTGGGCGAGGTCACCGCCGCCCGCCTGGAAGTCCTCCGCCAGGCCGACGCCGTCTTCCTCGACGAGCTGCGAGCCGCCGGCCTGGAACGGCAGACGGCCCAGGCCTTCGCCGTGCTGCTGCCGGTCCGATCGGTCGGCGTGATGGGGGACGCGCGGACCTACGAGAACGTGATCGCCGTCCGCGCGGTCGAGACCGAGGACTACATGACGGCCGACTGGTCCCGGCTCCCCCACGACATGCTGGCCCGCACCTCCACCCGGATCATCAACGAGGTCAAGGGGGTGAACCGGGTCGTCTACGACATCACCAGCAAGCCCCCCGGGACGATCGAGTGGGAGTGA
- a CDS encoding DUF1963 domain-containing protein, with protein sequence MSGLTDALVAHCRAKPGATPGEQDDFKLLGGFLDTFARFYRNDDPPAMMVRCPDDVRRRLAASHAGVVVSERMHWETVGWTWTDVPVDGSIPVETLIGLIETSHDLLYDDLDEPRRFLIQLLARGATPAEALAALIENAGLEGRRGEIEGLARPAFAIITNAPRDDEPPIGTTRIGGRPDLGDSTEWPRYEDGRPMTFLAQINLAELPEGADRGPLPPAGLLSIFSAWGWQVEDDADPHPPEGDPTPDWTRIVYAEDPSTLTRSPTPEGLNEFPAAPGEPVPIIALPSSAEEPAVKALEWDEETWNAFYEAVLNPFTFLQAMTIGRPLDSKLLGYADFIQDFDPAADDGRSLLFQLGSDDQAAMCWGDGGCLYFFADPEGLARGDFSRIHSAFQCG encoded by the coding sequence ATGAGCGGTCTGACCGACGCATTGGTCGCGCATTGTCGAGCGAAGCCCGGCGCGACCCCCGGAGAGCAGGACGATTTCAAGCTCCTCGGGGGCTTCCTCGACACCTTCGCCCGGTTCTACCGCAACGACGACCCGCCGGCGATGATGGTCCGCTGCCCCGACGACGTGCGCCGGCGCCTGGCCGCGTCCCATGCCGGCGTCGTCGTCTCGGAACGCATGCACTGGGAGACCGTGGGCTGGACCTGGACCGACGTCCCCGTGGACGGCTCGATCCCGGTCGAGACGCTGATCGGGCTGATCGAGACGTCGCACGATCTCCTGTACGACGATCTCGACGAGCCCAGAAGGTTCCTGATCCAGCTGCTCGCCCGCGGCGCGACGCCGGCCGAAGCCCTCGCGGCCCTGATCGAGAACGCCGGGCTGGAAGGTCGTCGCGGCGAGATCGAGGGGCTGGCGCGCCCGGCCTTCGCGATCATCACGAACGCGCCCCGCGACGACGAGCCGCCGATCGGGACGACGCGGATCGGCGGTCGCCCCGACCTGGGCGATTCGACCGAATGGCCCCGCTACGAGGACGGCCGCCCCATGACCTTCCTCGCGCAGATCAACCTCGCCGAACTCCCCGAAGGGGCCGACCGCGGCCCGCTCCCCCCGGCCGGGCTCCTCTCGATCTTCTCGGCCTGGGGCTGGCAGGTCGAGGACGACGCCGACCCCCATCCGCCCGAAGGCGACCCGACCCCGGACTGGACCCGCATCGTTTACGCCGAGGACCCGTCGACGCTCACGCGCAGTCCCACGCCCGAAGGGCTGAACGAATTCCCGGCCGCCCCGGGCGAGCCGGTCCCAATCATCGCCCTCCCCAGCAGCGCCGAGGAGCCGGCGGTCAAGGCGCTCGAATGGGACGAGGAGACCTGGAACGCCTTCTATGAGGCCGTGCTCAATCCCTTCACCTTCCTCCAGGCGATGACGATCGGCCGCCCCCTGGACAGCAAGCTGCTGGGATACGCCGACTTCATCCAGGATTTCGACCCCGCCGCCGACGACGGCCGAAGCCTCCTCTTCCAGCTCGGCAGCGACGATCAGGCCGCGATGTGCTGGGGAGACGGCGGCTGCCTCTACTTCTTCGCCGATCCCGAAGGCCTCGCCCGCGGCGACTTCTCGCGAATCCACTCCGCCTTTCAATGCGGCTGA
- the obgE gene encoding GTPase ObgE — MFADRVTIFVRGGDGGNGCLSFRREKYAPRGGPNGGDGGDGGDVIIRAEEGLTNLAHLSHQRHWKAERGDHGQGSNCFGKRGEPLTITVPAGTIIRDRDRGHVLRDLKNHGDQVVVAKGGRGGHGNTFFKSSVNRAPRQHESGFPGEERWIVLELKVIADVGLIGLPNAGKSTLLSRISRAHPEIADYPFTTKYPNLGTVLVDSEHAFVVADIPGLIEGAHTGLGLGHEFLRHVERTGLLVHLVEAMPVDGSDPVRNYEMIRKELEQYSQALAERPELVVVTKMDLTDAEEARDRLAREIGRDVLSISAVTGRGVPQLLRAIQEKLKDRPEEEETPEPTRITLPPAPASPSIPDPESDPEPAADSVSSASE; from the coding sequence ATGTTCGCGGATCGCGTGACCATTTTCGTTCGCGGGGGAGACGGCGGCAACGGCTGCCTCAGCTTCCGTCGCGAGAAGTACGCGCCTCGCGGCGGCCCCAACGGGGGCGACGGCGGCGACGGCGGCGACGTGATCATCCGCGCCGAGGAAGGGCTCACCAACCTCGCCCACCTGTCGCACCAGCGGCACTGGAAGGCCGAGCGCGGCGACCACGGCCAGGGCTCCAACTGCTTCGGCAAGCGGGGCGAGCCGCTGACGATCACAGTCCCGGCGGGGACCATCATCCGCGACCGCGACCGCGGCCACGTCCTCCGCGACCTCAAGAACCACGGCGACCAGGTCGTCGTCGCCAAGGGGGGCCGAGGGGGCCACGGCAACACCTTCTTCAAGTCGTCCGTCAATCGCGCCCCCCGGCAGCACGAGTCCGGATTCCCCGGCGAGGAGCGCTGGATCGTCCTGGAGCTGAAGGTCATCGCCGACGTCGGCCTGATCGGCCTCCCCAACGCCGGCAAGTCGACCCTGCTCTCGCGAATCTCCCGCGCCCATCCCGAGATCGCCGACTACCCGTTCACCACCAAATACCCCAACCTGGGGACCGTCCTGGTCGACTCCGAGCACGCGTTCGTCGTCGCCGACATCCCCGGCCTGATCGAAGGCGCCCACACCGGGCTGGGGCTGGGCCACGAGTTCCTCCGCCACGTCGAACGCACCGGCCTGCTCGTCCATCTGGTCGAAGCCATGCCGGTCGACGGCTCGGACCCGGTGCGCAACTATGAGATGATCCGCAAGGAGCTGGAGCAGTACAGCCAGGCCCTGGCCGAGCGGCCCGAGCTGGTGGTGGTCACCAAGATGGACCTCACCGACGCCGAGGAGGCGCGCGACCGGCTCGCCCGCGAGATCGGCCGCGACGTGCTCTCCATCTCCGCCGTCACCGGCCGGGGCGTCCCCCAGCTCCTCCGCGCGATCCAGGAAAAGCTGAAGGACCGTCCCGAGGAAGAGGAGACGCCGGAGCCGACGCGGATCACGCTCCCGCCCGCCCCCGCCTCGCCTTCGATTCCGGACCCGGAATCGGACCCTGAGCCGGCCGCGGATTCGGTCTCTTCCGCGAGCGAATGA
- a CDS encoding sensor histidine kinase, with the protein MAIAIAGGGCAFQSPDPASNPESVMNAHPQSELAPHPHPAPVGPTPPRFDQQELHNLLCSLSGELCRPLASLRTGFDLLLGDGPTDFSAAQKGHVGTMRTLCDELLRLTRSYLDYAEVIRGTRSPSLGTFSIRALVHEIDRSFGAAARAKELDWRAEAAEGDGDVLVVTDACRCQQLFAAVVSNALKFTPPGGRVRIEGKADAESWSLTVADDGPGVPPSYQQRIFEPFFRLDRDEHSSVEGNGLGLSIGLELVNQLHGRIFLDSDEGRGTVVRIVFPRTPPSPSPMTARPEADRH; encoded by the coding sequence ATGGCGATCGCGATCGCCGGGGGCGGCTGCGCGTTTCAGAGCCCCGATCCGGCGTCCAACCCCGAGTCCGTCATGAATGCGCACCCCCAGTCCGAACTCGCCCCCCATCCCCATCCGGCCCCCGTCGGCCCGACGCCGCCCAGGTTCGACCAGCAGGAGCTGCACAACCTGCTGTGCAGCCTGAGCGGCGAGCTGTGCCGTCCCCTCGCCTCGCTGCGGACGGGCTTCGACCTGCTCCTGGGGGACGGGCCGACCGATTTCTCGGCCGCCCAGAAGGGGCACGTCGGCACCATGCGGACGCTCTGCGACGAGCTGCTCCGCCTGACCCGAAGCTACCTGGACTACGCCGAGGTCATCCGAGGGACCCGCTCCCCCAGCCTGGGGACCTTCTCGATCCGGGCCCTCGTCCACGAGATCGATCGCTCCTTCGGGGCCGCCGCCCGCGCCAAGGAGCTGGACTGGCGGGCCGAGGCCGCCGAGGGGGACGGCGACGTCCTGGTGGTCACCGACGCCTGCCGATGTCAGCAGCTCTTCGCCGCCGTGGTCTCCAACGCCCTGAAGTTCACCCCGCCGGGCGGCCGGGTGCGCATCGAGGGGAAGGCCGACGCCGAATCCTGGAGCCTCACCGTCGCCGACGACGGGCCGGGCGTGCCCCCCTCCTACCAGCAGCGCATCTTCGAGCCCTTCTTCCGGCTCGACCGCGACGAGCACTCGTCCGTCGAGGGGAACGGCCTCGGGCTGTCGATCGGCCTCGAGCTGGTGAACCAGCTCCACGGCCGCATCTTTCTGGATTCGGACGAGGGCCGAGGGACCGTGGTCCGCATCGTCTTCCCCCGCACCCCCCCTTCCCCGAGCCCGATGACCGCCCGACCCGAGGCCGATCGCCATTGA
- the proC gene encoding pyrroline-5-carboxylate reductase, whose translation MPTPTESTDRDPLRWGFLGAGRMASALVKGMIRAGVATPDRIAASDPIPAAREELGREAGIAVHGSNRPVLDASDVVVLAVKPQSMAGVLAEIAPALAPRHLVVSIAAGVPIAAMSAALGAATRIVRVMPNTPALLGEGASAFALGANATDADADAVQRFLDSVGRAVRVPESQLDAVTGLSGSGPAFVYMIIEALSDGGVRAGLPRDVATTLAAQTVLGAARMVLETKIHPGALKDQVTSPGGTTIAGVQVLERQALRGALIDAVEAASRRSAELAAIAKS comes from the coding sequence ATGCCGACGCCGACCGAATCGACCGATCGCGACCCCCTCCGTTGGGGATTCCTGGGCGCGGGCCGGATGGCCTCGGCCCTGGTGAAAGGGATGATCCGCGCGGGGGTGGCGACCCCCGACCGGATCGCCGCGAGCGACCCGATCCCCGCCGCGCGCGAGGAGCTGGGCCGCGAGGCCGGGATCGCCGTCCACGGGAGCAATCGGCCGGTCCTCGACGCCAGCGACGTGGTCGTCCTGGCGGTCAAGCCGCAGAGCATGGCGGGCGTGCTGGCCGAGATCGCCCCGGCGCTCGCCCCTCGGCATCTGGTGGTCTCGATCGCGGCCGGCGTCCCGATCGCCGCGATGTCGGCCGCGCTGGGGGCCGCGACGCGGATCGTCCGGGTGATGCCCAACACGCCCGCCCTGCTCGGCGAGGGGGCCTCGGCCTTCGCGCTGGGGGCGAACGCGACCGACGCCGACGCCGACGCCGTCCAGCGCTTCCTGGACTCGGTCGGCCGGGCCGTGCGGGTGCCGGAATCGCAGCTCGACGCCGTGACGGGCCTCTCGGGGAGCGGCCCGGCCTTCGTCTACATGATCATCGAGGCCCTCTCCGACGGCGGCGTCCGCGCGGGACTCCCGCGCGACGTGGCGACGACCCTCGCCGCCCAGACGGTCCTCGGCGCCGCCAGGATGGTCCTCGAAACGAAGATCCACCCCGGTGCCCTGAAAGACCAGGTGACGAGCCCCGGAGGCACCACGATCGCCGGCGTCCAGGTCCTCGAACGCCAAGCCCTCCGCGGCGCCCTCATCGACGCCGTCGAGGCCGCCTCCCGCCGCTCCGCGGAACTCGCGGCGATCGCGAAATCCTGA
- a CDS encoding type III pantothenate kinase: MPRIVADIGNSRLKWALLDEHGASGPSVSLPLDDPKVWGVVLDGWLRPATGPATWAVSSVNPPLAARLGAFLADRGVAEVRWFLTAAEVPVAKDVEGAETGGADRALAVLAASRLLGPGRPILVVSCGTAITIERITPGGVWQGGAIAMGMGLCARALHHFTAQLPLVDPGRCAPSWGRSTVPSLEAGVFWGSVGAVRELLARQAVDLGAAPLVVWTGGDAFRLAPAVEGPAARVIPDLVLQGLVHAAFPSEP, from the coding sequence ATGCCCCGGATCGTCGCCGATATCGGCAACTCCCGTCTCAAGTGGGCCCTGCTCGACGAGCACGGGGCGTCCGGGCCGAGCGTCTCGCTCCCCCTCGACGACCCGAAGGTCTGGGGCGTCGTCCTCGACGGCTGGCTCCGTCCCGCGACCGGCCCGGCGACCTGGGCCGTCTCGTCGGTCAACCCTCCCCTGGCCGCTCGCCTGGGGGCGTTCCTGGCCGATCGGGGCGTGGCCGAGGTCCGCTGGTTCCTGACCGCGGCCGAGGTCCCGGTGGCCAAGGACGTCGAAGGGGCCGAGACCGGCGGCGCCGACCGCGCGCTCGCCGTGCTGGCGGCCTCGCGGCTGCTGGGCCCGGGGAGGCCGATCCTGGTGGTCTCGTGCGGCACCGCGATCACGATCGAACGGATCACCCCCGGCGGCGTCTGGCAAGGGGGGGCGATCGCGATGGGCATGGGCCTCTGCGCCCGCGCCTTGCACCACTTCACCGCCCAGCTCCCGCTGGTGGACCCCGGCCGTTGCGCCCCGTCGTGGGGCCGGTCCACGGTCCCCTCGCTGGAAGCCGGCGTCTTCTGGGGCTCGGTCGGGGCCGTCCGCGAGTTGCTGGCCCGCCAGGCGGTCGACCTCGGCGCCGCTCCCCTGGTCGTCTGGACCGGCGGCGACGCCTTCCGGCTCGCCCCGGCCGTCGAAGGCCCCGCCGCCCGCGTCATCCCCGACCTCGTCCTCCAGGGCCTCGTCCACGCGGCCTTCCCGAGCGAGCCATGA
- the rpmA gene encoding 50S ribosomal protein L27 — protein sequence MAHKKGQGSSRNGRDSNPQMLGIKLYGGQAAQPGSIICRQRGTRWRPGKNVGVGRDWTIFSLVNGRVKFDQEGRRINVVTEAEAVAN from the coding sequence ATGGCTCACAAAAAAGGACAGGGCTCCAGCCGCAACGGTCGCGACTCGAACCCCCAGATGCTCGGCATCAAGCTCTACGGCGGCCAGGCGGCCCAGCCGGGGAGCATCATCTGCCGGCAGCGCGGGACGCGCTGGAGGCCGGGCAAGAACGTCGGCGTCGGCCGCGACTGGACGATCTTTTCGCTTGTCAACGGCCGGGTCAAGTTCGACCAGGAAGGCCGTCGGATCAATGTCGTCACCGAGGCCGAAGCCGTCGCCAACTGA
- a CDS encoding MaoC/PaaZ C-terminal domain-containing protein — protein MARHRNNPLGYNDLTIGDEWESPGRTVTETDVTTFAGLSGDFNALHVDHAWAADGPFGKPVAHGLLGLALVSGLASHAPRVDTQAFLAILEWKFLLPIAFGDTVRVISRVESIEPQARGRRALVVWRRRLINQDDLVVQEGLTQTLVRARSLAAPSEPESS, from the coding sequence ATGGCGCGACATCGGAACAACCCCCTGGGATACAACGACCTCACGATCGGCGACGAATGGGAAAGCCCCGGGAGGACCGTGACCGAGACGGACGTGACGACGTTCGCCGGCCTCTCGGGAGACTTCAACGCCCTCCACGTCGATCACGCCTGGGCGGCCGACGGCCCGTTCGGGAAGCCGGTCGCGCATGGGCTGCTGGGACTGGCCCTGGTCTCCGGGCTCGCCAGCCACGCCCCCCGCGTGGACACGCAGGCGTTCCTGGCGATCCTGGAGTGGAAGTTCCTGCTCCCCATCGCGTTCGGCGACACCGTTCGGGTGATCTCACGCGTCGAGTCCATCGAGCCCCAGGCCCGAGGCCGCAGGGCTCTCGTGGTCTGGCGCCGCCGGCTGATCAACCAGGACGACCTCGTGGTGCAGGAGGGGCTCACCCAGACTCTCGTTCGAGCCCGCTCCCTCGCCGCCCCCTCCGAGCCCGAATCCTCCTGA
- a CDS encoding tetratricopeptide repeat protein gives MRRRGLIAFVGVLFCLLPGLPGCSWSGTRRGGPKDGLSPEKAAQAQAISERAQAAVDAGALDRAEAELAQLVTVSPRSPEAYQRLGAVIQLRGRPAEAEACFRKALELDPDYVGALIGLGRMEAGRGQLDSALKRLETAVEIEPHDASGHLGLAVVLEALGRTDEALAAYFRSLENDPFLAESNRRIAAVQLARGEADQALVRLDQSIEATPGDAEAVFLRGRAHLALRHIDPAVKDLRNASQQLPDRPDVHLALALALDAARHPAAALEAVEQALRLAPNDLDAISLSERLRR, from the coding sequence ATGCGGCGCAGGGGCTTGATCGCCTTCGTCGGCGTCCTGTTCTGTCTACTGCCGGGGCTCCCCGGCTGTAGCTGGTCGGGCACGCGCCGGGGGGGCCCCAAGGATGGGCTCAGCCCGGAGAAGGCCGCGCAGGCCCAGGCGATCAGCGAGCGCGCGCAGGCCGCCGTCGACGCCGGCGCCCTCGACCGCGCCGAGGCCGAGCTGGCCCAGCTCGTCACCGTCTCCCCGCGCTCGCCGGAAGCCTACCAGCGGCTCGGCGCCGTGATCCAGCTCCGGGGCCGCCCCGCCGAGGCCGAGGCCTGCTTCCGCAAGGCCCTCGAACTGGACCCCGATTACGTCGGGGCCTTGATCGGGCTGGGGCGGATGGAGGCCGGCCGGGGCCAGCTCGACTCCGCCCTCAAGCGGCTGGAGACCGCCGTCGAGATCGAGCCCCACGACGCCTCCGGCCACCTGGGCCTCGCCGTCGTGCTGGAGGCCCTGGGGAGGACCGACGAGGCCCTCGCCGCCTACTTCCGATCCCTGGAAAACGACCCCTTCCTCGCCGAGTCCAACCGCCGCATCGCCGCCGTCCAGCTCGCGAGGGGGGAGGCCGACCAGGCCCTCGTCCGGCTCGACCAGTCCATCGAGGCCACCCCCGGCGACGCCGAAGCCGTCTTCCTCCGGGGTCGCGCCCACCTCGCCCTCCGACACATCGACCCGGCCGTCAAGGACCTTCGCAACGCCTCCCAGCAACTCCCCGACCGCCCCGACGTCCACCTCGCCCTGGCCCTCGCCCTCGACGCCGCCCGCCACCCCGCCGCCGCCCTCGAAGCCGTCGAGCAAGCCCTCCGCCTCGCCCCCAACGACCTCGACGCCATCAGCCTCAGCGAACGCCTCCGCCGCTGA
- a CDS encoding ANTAR domain-containing response regulator: protein MSQGYRFVIADDEKTVATGLQSQLESLGYEVVAVVHDGQRAVEICRRLQPDAIFLDIEMPGLDGLAAARQIAEDPGTPVVIVTAHAHPHLIGQAVEDGVIQYILKPITTQSLQAIVEVAVARARDIQELQEDVDHLKMSLRERKLIERAKGILMTRKQLNENEAFRLLQRQSQDRRVPMAKLAESIIQTDELLTDSSSAPTPPNSRPRRPAEPPID from the coding sequence ATGTCACAGGGCTACCGATTCGTGATCGCGGACGACGAGAAAACGGTCGCCACCGGCTTGCAGAGCCAGCTGGAGTCGCTGGGCTATGAGGTCGTCGCGGTCGTCCACGACGGCCAGCGCGCGGTCGAGATCTGCCGCCGGCTCCAGCCCGACGCGATCTTCCTGGACATCGAGATGCCCGGCCTCGACGGCCTCGCCGCGGCCCGGCAGATCGCCGAGGACCCCGGCACCCCGGTCGTCATCGTCACCGCCCACGCCCATCCCCACCTGATCGGCCAGGCCGTCGAGGACGGCGTCATCCAGTACATCCTCAAGCCGATCACCACGCAGAGCCTCCAGGCGATCGTCGAGGTCGCCGTCGCCCGCGCCCGAGACATCCAGGAACTCCAGGAGGACGTCGACCACCTCAAGATGAGCCTCCGCGAACGCAAGCTCATCGAGCGGGCCAAGGGGATCCTGATGACCCGCAAGCAGCTCAACGAGAACGAGGCCTTCCGACTGCTCCAGCGCCAGAGCCAGGACCGCCGCGTGCCGATGGCCAAGCTCGCCGAGTCGATCATCCAGACCGACGAGCTGCTCACGGACTCCTCCAGCGCCCCGACCCCCCCGAATTCGCGTCCCCGACGCCCCGCCGAGCCCCCGATCGACTGA
- a CDS encoding enolase C-terminal domain-like protein, whose product MTNPTRRDFLGTAAFASMLGSNGFSGGAVASAVVPRPTDIGIEDVSYGYEDYRYRTPIKFGGTVVDRATILNVTCVVKTRDGRIAKGFGSMPMGNVWSFPSKVLTYDATLAAMKDLAERIGKITAAYDGTAHPIDVNRDLDPEYLKAAAETTRALGLAEPIPKLCTLTVASAFDAAIHDAFGKVHGRSCYQTYGPDFMANDLSAYLGPDFRGEYASRYVTEHPKPRMPMYHLVGAVDAITDADVKTRIGDGLPETLPEWIARDGLTNIKIKLNGEDLDWDVDRVLSVERAAAEAQARRGVTEWVYSLDFNEKAPNVGYLMEFIRLAKEKTPDGFRRIQYIEQPTARDLHASPSHAMDEASRVLPVVADESLTDVESLILARDRGYTGAALKACKGQSHALLLAAAAQKFGMFLCVQDLTCPGASLIHSAGLSAHIPTVRAIEANARQYMPEANRAWEKRFPGLFIVKDGTMETGLLTGPGLGAV is encoded by the coding sequence ATGACGAATCCGACCCGGCGCGACTTCCTGGGAACGGCGGCTTTCGCCTCGATGCTCGGCTCGAACGGCTTCTCCGGCGGGGCCGTCGCCTCGGCGGTGGTCCCGAGGCCGACCGACATCGGCATCGAGGACGTCAGCTATGGGTACGAGGATTATCGGTATCGGACGCCGATCAAGTTCGGCGGGACGGTCGTCGATCGCGCGACGATCCTGAACGTCACGTGCGTGGTCAAGACGCGGGACGGCCGCATCGCGAAGGGGTTCGGGTCGATGCCGATGGGGAACGTCTGGTCGTTCCCCTCGAAGGTGCTGACGTACGACGCCACGCTGGCCGCGATGAAGGACCTGGCCGAGCGGATCGGCAAGATCACCGCCGCGTACGACGGGACCGCCCATCCCATCGACGTCAACCGGGACCTGGATCCCGAGTACCTCAAGGCCGCCGCCGAGACCACCCGCGCGCTCGGCCTGGCCGAGCCGATCCCGAAGCTCTGCACGCTGACCGTCGCCAGCGCCTTCGACGCCGCGATCCACGACGCCTTCGGCAAGGTCCACGGCCGCAGCTGCTACCAGACCTACGGGCCGGACTTCATGGCGAACGACCTCTCCGCCTACCTCGGCCCGGACTTCCGGGGCGAGTACGCCAGCCGGTACGTCACCGAACACCCCAAGCCCCGCATGCCGATGTACCACCTCGTCGGGGCCGTCGACGCGATCACCGACGCCGACGTCAAGACGCGGATCGGCGACGGGCTCCCCGAGACGCTCCCCGAATGGATCGCCCGCGACGGCCTGACGAACATCAAGATCAAGCTCAACGGCGAGGACCTGGACTGGGACGTCGACCGCGTCCTGAGCGTCGAACGCGCGGCCGCCGAAGCCCAGGCCCGGCGCGGGGTGACGGAATGGGTCTACTCGCTCGACTTCAATGAGAAGGCCCCGAACGTCGGCTACCTCATGGAGTTCATCCGGCTCGCGAAGGAGAAGACGCCCGACGGATTCCGGCGCATCCAGTACATCGAGCAGCCGACCGCGCGCGACCTCCACGCCTCGCCGTCGCACGCGATGGACGAGGCCTCGCGCGTGCTCCCCGTCGTGGCCGACGAATCCCTCACCGACGTCGAGAGCCTGATCCTGGCCCGCGATCGGGGCTACACGGGCGCCGCGCTCAAGGCGTGCAAGGGGCAGAGCCACGCGCTCCTGCTGGCCGCCGCCGCCCAGAAGTTCGGGATGTTCCTCTGCGTCCAGGACCTCACCTGCCCGGGCGCCTCGCTGATCCATTCCGCCGGGCTCTCGGCCCACATCCCCACCGTCCGGGCCATCGAGGCCAACGCCCGCCAGTACATGCCCGAGGCGAACCGAGCGTGGGAGAAGCGCTTCCCGGGCCTCTTCATCGTGAAGGACGGGACGATGGAAACGGGCCTCCTCACCGGTCCCGGCCTGGGCGCGGTCTGA
- a CDS encoding DUF542 domain-containing protein, which produces MTGCDLDSSVPDWVIDHPETEAVFQELGVDQHCGGKSLAYACRESGLDPEAVLTRLLRVLDASGRGDRPGDATT; this is translated from the coding sequence ATGACCGGATGCGACCTGGACAGCTCGGTACCGGACTGGGTGATCGACCATCCCGAGACCGAGGCGGTGTTCCAGGAGCTGGGCGTCGACCAGCATTGCGGCGGCAAGTCGCTGGCCTACGCCTGCCGGGAGAGCGGGCTCGATCCCGAGGCCGTCCTCACGCGGCTGCTTCGCGTGCTCGACGCTTCCGGCCGTGGCGACCGGCCCGGGGACGCGACGACGTGA